The DNA window TACCAAGGTATTCACTGGCGCAGCGGCGTCATGCTCGCCTATTGCGAGGGCGACGAAGTCTACAACATCGCCCGCATCAAGGCCGACCCCGAAGACAAAAAGATCTTTATTGCCATCAACGGGCGCGAAACGACCCGCCGCGTCTTTCTCTCTCTCATCCGTGACACCTTCAACAAAATCCATCACAGCTTTGCCGATCTTGAGGTCACCGAATGGGTACCTGTCCCTAACTATCCCAACCATCCCCCTCTCGACTACCAAGAGCTTTTGGGACTAGAAGCCATGGGTGAACAAAACTACCCCATCGGCAAGCTTCGCATCAAAGTCAACCTGCGCCAGCTTCTCGACGGCTACGAGCCAATAGAGGTTCGTCGGCGCTATAACCGAGGTGATAAAGACTTCGACCAAGGCTATGCAAGTCCTTTTACTATTATCAACAACGTAGAGGTTACCGCCATGTCAGAAGGTTCTAAGTTTACCAACCATAACCAAGGGGCCAATATTGGCAACTTCGTCAACGAAGCCAACAACAGTCCGGTCACCGCCACTGACTTTACCCAAACCAGTGGCGTTACAACTGCCGACGTGCTACAGATGATCGATCGCCTGCGCCAAACCGCTGCTCAGCTTCCCCCAGAGGTTCAAGATAACCTAATCATTGACCTCAAGGCTGTTGAGGACGAAGTCCAAAAACCTGAAGACCAGCGCAATATGCCCCGGATTAAACAACGCTTAACGGCTTTGCTGACAGCAGCCACTATCGGGATGGGCAGTATTGTGGGCGGCGTGTCGGCTGCCAATACCTTTGCTGACGAAGTGATTGAGCTAGGCAGTAAAATCGGTATTGAACTGCAACTCCCCTCATCTCAGCCGTAGGTTTTATTCGTTAAGCCATACACCATCTCATGTGAGGGATTATCTCTACAGAACCAACTGAATCTGCGACCCTTGAGCCTGTTTTTGTACCTCGATGCGGGTTTGAAACGCTGCTTTGAGATAAGAAATGTGCGTGACCGCTAAGATACAGGCGAAATCATCAGCCAGGTCATCGAGCTTCTGCTATTGCTGGAGACGACCCAGGTGAGCTAAGTGCTGAACCCGTTGCGATCGCCCCTCGGTTAACTGATACTCCAATTGGGCGATCGCTCCAGAACCTTAAGGCATGGATAAAACACGGGATAGCTGGATGGGATCAAGGGAGCGCACTAAGCTCAGAGGTAGAGCTTGTTCACTCAGGCTATCAGCATAGGTTGCCCGCAGAAAACCGCGATAGTTAGGGTCATTCGCCACATAGGTTTGGAAAAAAGCCACGCTCATAGCATTCACATAGCGATGGGCGATTTCTGGGTCAGGGCCAACAATATTTGAGGGCAGGAGCAGAGCTTCGCTGCCATTTGCAGAGCTACCTAGGGTCGAGAAATGGGTACCTCCTTGCATCAACACAAGATATTTATTGAGGCTGCCCAGCCACGTGAAAGGACGGATTTGTTCAGGCAGAGCTGGGGCGATCGTATCCGCATTGCCAGTCATGACCATCACAGGTTTTTCAATTTGGTTAAAACCATTTTGGCCAATGATGCCGCTACCAATGGGGTTAATGGCGATCGCTGCCACAATCCGATCGTCTTGTAAGGATTGATCGAGGGTTTCCAAGGGCAAGTCCAGCGCCTGGCATTGCAGCAGTAAAGATAAGTTAAGCCAGCTATCGTCATAACAAGACTGAATTAACCGTACTCCATGAAGTGTGCCGCCGATCAGCGTAAGAGCCGTATATCCACCTAGAGACTGACCAATGATGCCCGCTTTCTCTAGATTCATGCGGCCAGATAGTTGTGGATGGTTACGATTGAGGCGTTCCAGTTCATCCAGCAAGAAGGTAATATCTAGGGGGCGATCGATAAATTCCTGGGGAGACGTTACTTCTCGTACTCGCCCCTGCACAAGAGCTTGGATTTGCATGGCATTGCTGCCAGGGTGCTCCAACACCGCCACCACAAAGCCATGGGAGGAAAGATGTTCCGCAAGATAACGATAGGTGGTGCGATCGCTGCCTAGACCATGGGAAATAATGATCACCGGCGCGGGCATGGGCGGCGTGGGGCTGCCGAGGGTTTTTGTGATGGGAACATAGACATCTGCTGCGAAGGCGCGATCGCGGCGGCGATCGCGAAGGTTCAGCGCAACCGTCTGCCAGTCGTATAAACCTACATCATGGGGGTTTTGGACGCCCATAGAGTCAATCGGCGTTTCTACCCTAGATTCAAAGGTGGCTTGGGTTTGAATGATCTGAATTGCTTGGGTTGTCTGGTTGATCAGGTTCTCCACCTCGCTCACAAAGTTGAGGGTGGCATCGACACTAATGCGCAGATCGTTGAGGGGAAACTCGTTGAGCACGTTCAAAGGCGTTAGTCCGTCGTCCGAATCCGCCGCCAGGATCAGGGCCGCGCGAATGGCAAGAGGAGCTGCCTCCGGAGATTGGGTGCGGATGATTCGGCTGATTCGCTCAAGCAGCGCTTCGCCTTGATCGGTGTAGAGAAATTGAGCCACGGCAACAGCACTCACATCAGCCTGTGTCAGCAGCAGCGATCGCATTTGCTCTTGATCCTTGGGCGTGAAGTATCGCAGGTAGGGACGAAGATTGGACGTGACCCGGCCTTCACGAGCATAGATTTCTAAATCATCTATCGCAATCGAGCGCTCGAAAACACCGATCGATAAATAAACACGTTCTGCGGCGGCGGCCGGTGTCGATAGCAGACATCCAGCCAAGCAGCTACCGATCCCAAGGGCGATCGCTCGGTAGGGATGACGACCATGGCGCATGGAACGATCGCGCAAAACCAAGGACTGGAACCATGATGGCATCAGTCTAAATGACGTGAAATGCTGCATACTTCAGGAGTTGACGGGGGCAGACATGGCTAATTCGATGATGACAGAAGATCGAGTAACTGTGTTTCTGACAGTTGGGCAACACCCAGAGTCTGTGCCTTTTCTAACTTAGATCCGGCATCACTGCCCACTACTAAATAATCCGTTTTAGAACTCACGGTTCCGGTAACTTTGCCGCCCGCCGCCTGAATTTTTGCCTTAGCATCCTCCCGACTTAGGGATGGTAAGGTGCCGGTAATCACCAACGTCTTGCCTGCTAACGGCTGAGCCCCTTGGGGTTGAACCTGATCGGGATCCAGGGCAAGCTGTAGACCGGCCTGTCGCAGGCGATCGATCAGCACCTGGTTGGCCGGCACCCGAAACCAGGCATAGACCGACTGGGCAATTTCTGCGCCAATGCCATAGACGGCGGCGATCGCTTCCGGTTCCGCTGCCCCCAAATCATCCACCTTGGCAAACTGGCTGCTTAAGGTCTGGGCATTGACACTGCCCACATGGCGAATACCTAAGCCATAGAGCACCCGCGGCCAGGGCTGTTGCTTCGACTGAGCGATCGCCCCCACCAGCTTCTGGGCCGACGTTGGCCCCATGCGATCGAGAGTCAGCAACTGCTCCACCGTCAGGTCATAGAGATCCGCTACCGATTGCACTAGGTGGCGATCGATAAATTGCTCCACCCACTTTTCACCCAGTCCGTTGATGTCTAGGGCTGCCCGGCTGGCCCAATGGCTAATCGAACCGCGCAGGATGGCAGGGCAGGAGGTATTGATGCAGCGCGTTACGGCTTCATCGGCAGGGCGCACCACCGGCTCGCCACAGGCGGGGCAATGGGTGGGCATCTCATAGCGCTGGGCATCGGCAGGACGCAGGTCTGGCATCACCCGCACCACCTCGGGAATAATTTCCCCCGCCTTGCGCACGATCACCGTATCGCCCAAGTGCAAATCCAGTTCAGTGAGGCGATCGCTATTGTGCAGCGTCGCCCGAGACACGGTGGTACCGGCAAGCTGGACGGGACTGAATTCTGCCACCGGCGTCAGTGCCCCCGTGCGTCCTACCTGAACCACCACCCGCTCTACCCGAGTTGGCGCTTCCTCGGCAGGGTATTTGAGAGCGATCGCCCAGCGGGGAAACTTTTGGGTAAAGCCTAGCTGCTGCTGGAGATCAAAATGATTCAGCTTCACCACCACCCCATCGGTCATGTAGGGTAGATCGAGGCGAGCGGTGTCCCATTGCTCAAAATAGGCCGCCACGTCTGCTAGGGATGGGCAGAGCAAGCGGTTAGGATTCACCCGAAATCCAAGATTTTGCAGCAGTTCAAGGGCCTGCCACTGGGTTGCGGGTGCATCGATACCGGCGACCTCATCGGGCAGATGGAGGGTGTAGGCAAAAAAATCCAAACGACGCTGGGCCACCACGGCGGAATCTAGTTGCCGCAGGGTGCCAGCTGCTGCATTGCGAGGATTGGCGAAGGCGGCCTCCCCCTTAGTCTGACGCTCTTCATTAATCTGACGAAACACATCTAGGGGGAGAAACGCCTCACCGCGAACCTCTAGGCGAGCCGGTGGCTGTTCTAGGTTCAGCCGTAGGGGAATGGTGCGAATGGTGCGGATATTTTGGGTAATGTCTTCGCCCGTGACGCCGTCGCCTCGGGTGGCTCCCCGCACCAGCAGCCCATGGTCGTAGGTGAGGGCGATCGCTGATCCGTCTATCTTCAGCTCCGTGACGTAGTCCACATCAGCAGCCTCGGGAGCCAAGCGCCGCCAGCGATCCTGCCAACTGGCCAACTCCTGCAAATTGAAGGCATTTTCTAGACTATAGAGGGGAATATGGTGACGCACGGACGTGAACTGATCCGCCGGCCGCTCTCCAATGCGCTGGGTAGGGCTATCGGGCGTGACCAGGTCGGGATACTCTGTTTCCAACTCCTGCAGGTCTCGATAGAGGCGATCGTAGACCGCGTCATCCATCTCCGGCGCATCCAGGACATAGTAGGCATAGCTAGCCTGCTGGAGCAACCGTCGCAGTTCAATCACGCGCTGTTGAATCGCTAAAGTGGCTGTGGTCACGCTGGCTCCTTTCTCGGTGGCTGTTTCCGATAGTTGTTTCGATGACTACTGATGAAACCCAGGGGCGATCGCCTAGGTAGATATCAAGACCTATCCAGTCAATGAACCTCTACCAACCCCAGGTGCCCGCTGCTCCCTTGAAGGGGCCGACAATGTTTTGAGTGATCCAGCCGCCGTAAAAGTCACCGGGTTGGGCCTGCACAACCTCCCCATCCACATAGCAAGCTTCCATCCGTCCTGGATAGACTGCAATGTAGTCTTGAATGCCAGCAAAAGCAGGGGTGGGATGGGGATAGCTCCAGGCCACGTCCACCTCTTGGCGATCGCCCACGGTTATGGTGTAGTAGGCTGCCTGCCCTTTCCACTCACAGATCGTCATGCGAGCAGTCTGGGTGAAATAGGCCATCTGCACATCCTCACGGGGGATGTAGTACGTCGGCGGATGGCTGGTTTCTAACACCCGCTTTGCCCGATGGGTGTCGGCGATCGCCACCCCATTGAAGATCACGCGGATATGCTGGGTCGAGTCGTCCAATACGGCTGGACGGGGATAGTCCCACACTGACTCTTGACCTGGGCCAGGTTCAATTCGTGAACGGTTTACCATGGTTAACGCTCCAAGCGATCGCTCCGTTTGCATTATCGCAAGGATTTTCGCCCTTGGTTAGCCCAGCTACTGAATGCGGGTGGGGGGACTGGTGCCATTAATGCGGTTATAGATCTCGGGATTGAGCTTTTTGCGGTTGAGCTCCCGAATGCGGCGCGATAGCAGGCGAATAATGTTCACCGCAATTCCCGGCGTTTCTTCCACCGCTTCATAGAGCTGCTGCTGGGTGAGCATGAGACATTCACAGGGTTCGAGGGTGCTGATCGAGGCTGAGCGCGGTTCAGCATCAAACACCGACATCTCGCCAAAGCAAGCTCCTTTTTCCAACTCCGCCAAGACGCGATCGCCAATATGCACCTTGACCCGCCCAGATACCAGAATATAGAGCGATCGCCCCTCCTGTCCCTGGGTAAAAATGGTGTGCTGGGCGGGAAAGGACAGCTCATCCATAATGGATGCGAGACGCACCAAGAAGTCATCTCGCAATTCATTAAAAATCGAGACACCCCGAACAAACAGTAAGCGATCGACGCTAGTTAGCATACAAAGATTCAAAACGACATCAGCAAACCCCGGTGGCTCTGGGCGGTCAGGTGATCCACATCTCACCTAGATCCATCACGGAGGAGCAGCATAGATTCTTATAGATGGAGTATGGAATAGACCATCTAAGCCAGATCGGCACAGCCAAGGTGCCATGAAGATAGCACGGCATCCGAGGTGGCTGGCGAGGGGTGGAGGGTGATACCCATCCAACGGCTCACTCTCAGGATTCTAGTGGTCTTTGGGGGCATTGGGACGATCGCTTCTAGGAATTGTCGCAGGACTTGATGTTGACTTGATGTTGATCGAGGCGATCGCAGCTTAAGAAACTCGAAAATCGTAACCGCCACTACCTCGATCATCCCCCAAGATTTGCGAATGTTCCATCAGTGATTGTGCCGGTTCACCTCGACCGTCTAAGATTCAGTAGCTTATGGCTACCACCCTGGTACTGTCGAGATTTTAAGAAGGTTGCCGATATGTACGATAAGATTACCCCACCCACGAATGGCGATCGCATTACCTTTCGCGATGGCGAACCCATTGTGCCCGATAACCCCATTATTCCCTTTATTCGGGGTGACGGCACGGGGGTTGATATCTGGCCCGCGTCCCAATTGGTGTTTGATGCAGCGGTTGCCAAAGCCTACGGCGGTCAGCGGCGGATTGAGTGGTTCAAGGTTTACGCTGGGGATGAAGCCTGTGATGTCTATGGCACCTACCAATATCTCCCCGAAGATACCCTAACGGCGATTAAAGAGTACGGCGTGGCCATCAAAGGGCCGTTGACGACTCCCATTGGTGGCGGTATTCGCTCCCTCAACGTAGCCCTGCGACAAATCAACGACCTCTATGCCTGCGTACGTCCCTGCAAGTATTACGCCGGCACCCCCTCGCCCCACAAAAGCCCCGAAAAGCTTGATGTGATTGTCTATCGAGAAAATACAGAAGATATCTATCTCGGCATTGAATGGAAGCAGGGCAGCGAGGTGGGCGATCGCCTCATCAAGTTCCTCAACGAGGAGCTGATTCCTGCCACGCCGGAGCACGGCAAGAAGCAAATCCGCCTCGATTCTGGCATTGGCATCAAGCCCATTAGTAAAACCGGCTCCCAGCGCCTCGTGCGCCGCGCCATCCGCCATGCCCTGCGGTTGCCCAAGGACAAGCAACAGGTGACCCTGGTGCATAAGGGCAACATCATGAAATATACCGAAGGGGCCTTTCGTGACTGGGGCTATGAGCTAGCCACCACGGAATTTCGGGCGGAATGTGTTACCGAGCGCGAGTCGTGGATTTTGGGCAACAAGGAAGCCAAGCCTGACCTGAGCATCGAAGACAATGCTCGCCAAGTGGAGCCCGGCTACGATTCCCTAACGCCGGAGAAAAAGGCAGACATCTGTGGGGAAGTCAAAGACGTCTTAGAAGGCATTTGGGACACCCACGGCAACGGGCAATGGAAGGAGAAGATCATGGTGAACGATCGCATCGCCGACAGCATCTTCCAGCAGATTCAAACCCGTCCCGATGAATATTCCATCTTGGCGACGATGAACCTAAATGGCGACTACCTCTCGGATGCGGCAGCAGCGATCGTGGGCGGTTTGGGTATGGGCCCTGGTGCCAACATCGGCGACACCTGCGCTGTCTTTGAAGCCACCCACGGCACTGCTCCTAAGCACGCCGGTCTCGATCGCATCAACCCTGGCTCGGTGATTCTCTCTGGGGTGATGATGTTGGAATACATGGGCTGGCAAGAAGCCGCGGATTTGATCAAGAAGGGACTTGGGGAAGCGATCGCCAACCGGGAGGTCACCTATGATCTCGCCCGGATGATGACCCCACCGGTCAATCCACCGCTGAAATGCTCGGAGTTTGCCCAAGCGATCGTCCAGCGTTTCCAGTAGAATCCCATCCGGTTTCCCGGCTCAGCAGTCATCCCTAGGATTTCAGGGCATGCTGCTGAGCCATCAGCAGCTCCTGAATACCCGTTTCTGCATAGTCCAACATCTGGTTCAGTTGACCACGGTTGAAACAGTTTTCCTCCGCTGTGCCCTGGATTTCTAAGATATTCAACTGCTCATCCAAGACAACGTTTAAGTCCACATCCGCCGCCACATCTTCTGGATAGTTCAAGTCCAAAAACGGTTCTCCCTCCAGCAACCCCACGGAAACCGCGGCTACCTGTCGGCAAATGGGCGATCGCTCCAACTCTCCCTTGTCCAGCAGCGATTGAATGGCATCGGTGAGCGCCACAAAGCCGCCAGTAATGGACGTGGTGCGCGTACCCGCATCGGCTTGGAGAACATCCGCATCTACCATCAGCGTCCGCTCCCCGAGAATCTTCATATCCAGGGCAGAGCGCAGACTGCGGCCAATCAAACGCTGAATTTCCTGGGTACGCCCCGAAAGCTTCATCACCTCCCGCGTACAGCGCTGGGGTGTGGCGCTGGGCAACATGCGATATTCTGCCGTTAGCCAGCCTTGGCCCGATCCTTCCAAAAAGCGGGGCACACCGGGCTGAATCGTGACGCTACAGAGGACTTGGGTATTGCCGCAGTGGGCTAAAACTGACCCGGCTGCATAGCGGGTAAAGTGTCGCTCAAAGCGCACCGGACGCAGTTGATCTGCTGCCCGACCATCGGGACGTTGCCAAGCCATGCCTCTTTTCCTTGATTGTTTACAAAGTTTCCTCAGACTATCTCGATCTGCTGAGGACAGCGCTAGAAGTGTCGCAAAAGTTGATGGTAACGAGGTAGACTCCATTCAATGAGGCTACGTTACCGGGTTTCGGCTTCGCTCAACCCTCGTCTCGTCAGGACTTGAGTATTGAGCGCAGTCGAAATGCCTAGCCATTGTTGCGTCTTCCCACCTACGAATACTAGATTCAGTGGAATCATGGGGCGATCGCTTCCTCATCCCTCAGGCCAGCGCCAGTTGTAAGCATTCCATTCCGTCATTCCCTGAATCTCGTACTCCATGCCATTTTCAAAGCGCACAATGCTGGTGAGAGACGGCTCGGCGCTCGGGCTATCCATGGGCAGAGTTGATAGATTCACCACCGTGCAGGGAAACCAGGTTTCATCACAGGACGTGCCTTCCTGCACCCATTCCCATAGGCGGTTGGACACCTCAATGCGATCGCCCACATGCAAATGGCGAGAGGCATCATCCCGATTTAGGGCTTGATTGATATGGGCATCGGTGACTTGATTCAGCCATTGGGGGCCATACTGATCGCGGATGAACTGCACCGACCCGGAATCTTGCCCCCGCAGCCAATCATTCAGCAGCGTGGCCCGCCAGCGGATACCCTGTTCTTCCTGAGCTACCACAAACTGCAGGAGAGCTTGCCGCTGGTCATCGGTGAGAGCATCGAGGGGATTGTCTGTAGGGGCGATCGCGGCTAGATCGAGGAATGATTCTGCCACCTGGGCCAGGATCTGCTTCTGTCGATCGTCGAGTGGGCAGCCCTTCTCATCACATTGGGTAAAGGCGGTTCTTAAAAGTGCGTCAATTTCCGCTTGAGTCATCAATGCAAAGTATAGATAAACCCTTGGGTTAGTCAAAGACGGATGTATTGAACAGATAGCACCCTTGATGGCCCCAAGACAAGCAAGGCGATCGCTCTTGACCGAACCAGAGGTCAGCGTTTTGTTAGCAATTCACGATAAGCTGAGGAGAATAATACCAAGTAGCGATCGCCTCATTGGGAGTGGAGCCATGAAGTTTCGAGCCGTCATCACCGCAATTTTGGTAGGCGTCTTTTGGCTGATGAGTCAGGTGATCTCGTCTCCAGCCTATGCCCTCACGGAAGTTAAATTGACGGACGTATCCTACACCACCTGTCCAGAAGAGTTGGTTGATGGCAATGTCACCGCTGGGGGAGCCAGCCGCGAAGCGAAGTGCTACATGATCACCGGAACGGCCGTGAACACCTCCGGGCGACCGGTGCTGAATGCCGATGTATTTGGGCGAATTTATGACGCCAGCGGCAACCCCGTTATGCAAAACCGCACTAGGGTCGGCTCTATTGATGAGGTGCCGCCGGGGGAAAGTTCCTTTGAGCTGCGGATTACGGTGGCGGCAAACCAGGCAGAACCCTTGCAGCTAGAACAGTTTAAGGCATCTGGCTTTACGGGACGGGTGCGGCGCTAGGCTAGGGTCGTCACGTTATCGAAATAATCTTGTAGATGGCGATCGTTGTCGGCGCTGAGGTGGCCAATGGGCAACTCCGATCGCTCAAAGGCTTGCACACCTTGGATTTCTAGCGTATCTTCCACCGCCGTTTTTCCAGTGACCTGAACGGCGATCGCTACGCAGATGGAATGAAAGCGGCGATCGCGATCCGGGGCAGAGTAAACTCCCACGAGGCGATCCACCTTCGTTAACTGCAGGCCCGTTTCCTCCACCAATTCTCGCTGGATGGTCGATTCAATCGTCTCGCCCCATTCCACCATGCCGCCGGGCAGCGCCCACTTACCGTTATCCCGCCGCTGGATGAGGACAATGCGCCCATCGGGCAGCACTGGGATGATGCTGGTACCCGTAATCGGGTGATGAAAAATGAGCCCAAGGACAGACTGAAAAAGATTCCACAACCGATTCATAACGTGTTAAGCATTGTTGAGTAGCAGCACAAGTGGTGTGCAGTCCATGTCTGTCATAGCGCATCTGATGGGAACCTGAACAGATTCCGTCTGCCCTGTTGACGAATGGCATTAGGCGATCGGGTCGGTGCTGTCTAGCTCGGCCAAATCGGCTAAGACTTGATCAGCGTGCTCCGCTGGTTTAACCTTGCGATAAATTTTTTCGATGACGCCATCGGCACCAATGATAAACGTATGGCGCATGATGCCCATATATTCCTTGCCCATAAATTTCTTCAGCCCATAGCTTTCATAGGCCGTAGCCACCGCCGCATCGCCATCACAGAGCAGGGGAAAGGGTAAGTCGTACTTGGTGGTGAATTTGGTATGGGCTTTGGCATCATCGGTGCTGACACCCAAGACGACCACATGTTGGGACTGCAGATCTGGGTAGCGATCGCGGAAACCGCAGGCTTCTTTGGTGCAGCCGGGGGTATTGTCGCGGGGGTAAAAATAGAGCACCACCCGCTGACCCTTGAGAGACGAGAGGCTAACGGTATTACCATCGCCATCCTGTAGGGTAAAGTCTGGGGCTAGATCGCCGGGATTTAAGGGCATACGAGGAAGCAGAACGCTAAAGATCTAGAGTTCATTCTATCGGATGTCTGTCCTGGGTTGACCCAAAAGGTTGGGCAGGGTGTGTAGGGGCGATCGCTGAGAACTATGGGATCCTCCCTGCAAAAATCCAGACAGTATGGCTACGTTTTGTGCCATCCCCCACAGATTTTCCTGGAGAGAATTGCTGATTTTCAGCCTAGGCGCTTTGGAAAGGGCTCAATCGGTGGCATGATATTGAATTAGCATGGCTCAATTTTGTGTCTATCGTAGGCTGCGGTTATGGGGTTTGCAGATCTCTCGATTGTGGAAATAGCGGAAGACCACCACCTCTCGGTGGACAATGTTTTTCGGTTGTGCGATCGCTTGCAGATTTCCTACAAAACACCCCAGACTCGCCTGGCTTTGGAAGACGTGAAAGCGATTATTGAACTCATTGCCCAAGAAGGTGGACATCCATCGTCCTAGGGCAATTCATCTGATTTTTGTACGCCATCCAACCTTGATGAGTACTTTGGCTTATTTGTTTCAGACAAAACATATCGGAGAATTGGCCTAGCACTGGGCACCTATGCCAAGTAGCCTGTTCTGGCGATAAGGTTGACATCCGGTCTTATAACAAATATTCCAGCCAGACGAGGATAACGAGCCAACGCGATCGCTAAGTTGGGGCCCATGTGGAGATTTCACCAAGCTACGTTTCCAAGGAGAACCATGTTCAAAAGACTCATTTGGCTTGTGGTCATGGCTGCATTCCTAACCTTCCAGACCTTTGTGGGAGTGGCAAATGCAGCAGAGTTAGACCTAGAGACCCGCACCATTCCGTTAAACGATAAGGGCGAAACCCTGGTGCTCAATCAATCCCAAGTGGTTGAGGGTAAGCGCCTATTTAACTATGCCTGTGGGCAATGCCATGCTGGGGGCGTCACCAAAACCAACTTTAACGTTGACCTAAGCCCGGCGTCGTTGGCCCTAGCTACTCCTCCACGTACCAACGTGGAAGCGCTTGTAGACTACATGAAAGACCCCACCACCTACGATGGTCTGGAGTCGATCGCTGAGCTACACCCAGCTATGAGCAGCGCGGACGTGTTCCCCAAAATGCGGAACCTCACAGACGATGATCTAGTGGCGATCGCCGGTCATATCTTGGTTCAGCCGAAGGTGCTCGGTGAGCGCTGGGGTGCTGGCAAGACTCGGTATAGCACCTAGACGTCAAATCCGATCTCTAGACTGATAGCGCTGCCGACCGTTCTACCGCTGAGTAGGAGCATCTTGCTTGGATGTGGAGGGTGGGCAGCGCTTTGTTTGTGGATCTACGCCTGCTGGTCTTTGCCTACTGGTAGTCGCCAGATCCATTGACCAGCCTATAGATGAACCAACGCTGTTTCTGGAATGCCTCGCATCTTCAGGTAGCGTTATGATCGAAGCCGTGACCTGGTTTGACTGGCTATGATGTTGACTGTTTTATCCCCTGCCCGCCGTTTGCTGCGCCGCTGTTTAGTGCTAGGCGTGGCGATCGCCCTTTGGCTATCCCTGACCACTCCTGCCCAAGCCGCATCCGTCGATCCGTTTATTCGGCGATACTTTGATGCCGCCGAGCCCGTTGCGCTGCCGGCCAATGCGGCGGGTGAAACCCAGCTTTTTTCAGCGGAAGATTTTGCCGCTGGCAAGGAATTTTTTAGCAGCACCTGCATTAACTGCCATGTCGGTGGAGCGACACTACCAAACCCCACCGAATCCCTAGCGCTGGATGTTCTCAAAGGGGCCACACCCTCCCGCGATAATATCCAAGCGATCGTTGCCTTTATGCGTCAACCCATGACTTATGACGGACAAGAAGTCTCGTTTTGGTGTCGGGAAGTGCCTGCTACCTGGCTGAGTGATGCAGAGGCAGAAACAGTGGCGGCCTTTGTGTTGCGGGCAGCGGAGAAAGCGCCAGGCTGGGGTACGAGCGAGTTTTGAGCGATCGCGACTGTCCCGTAGTCCGCCGAATTGGGGCAGGAATTTTCCATAAATTCTTAGGGATGTGACGTTGCCCCTACAAAACGGGATAGAATCGTAAAAGAATTCAGTTCATAACGTCTGCGGCGTGGCGACGTACAGACGTTGAAAGGATCCCTGCGGGTGGACAACGAATGGCGGCTAAAAACGTCCTGTTTCGCTTCCCCACGTCAGGGCCGTCACGGGGGTAACCCCTGACTCCTAGCGTTGTATGCACTGCATCAACGGTGGGCCCACGCCACACGTCGAGTTATGCAAAGCGTTTCATACGAGATACCTATGAGATTGATTGCGTTGATGTCTAGAAGTTTGAGCGTGATGGTTTGCACCCTCGCGTTGGTTGCTACCACATTCCTGATGATGGCAGCACCTGCGTCTGCAGAAACCTTCACCGTTAAAATGGGCGCTGACAATGGAATGTTGGCGTTTGAACCCGCAAACCTCACCGTTAAGGCTGGGGACACTGTGAAATGGGTCAACAACAAGCTACCTCCCCACAACGTCATGTTTGAGGGCG is part of the Leptolyngbya sp. CCY15150 genome and encodes:
- a CDS encoding cyclic nucleotide-binding domain-containing protein: MLTSVDRLLFVRGVSIFNELRDDFLVRLASIMDELSFPAQHTIFTQGQEGRSLYILVSGRVKVHIGDRVLAELEKGACFGEMSVFDAEPRSASISTLEPCECLMLTQQQLYEAVEETPGIAVNIIRLLSRRIRELNRKKLNPEIYNRINGTSPPTRIQ
- a CDS encoding DUF427 domain-containing protein; this translates as MVNRSRIEPGPGQESVWDYPRPAVLDDSTQHIRVIFNGVAIADTHRAKRVLETSHPPTYYIPREDVQMAYFTQTARMTICEWKGQAAYYTITVGDRQEVDVAWSYPHPTPAFAGIQDYIAVYPGRMEACYVDGEVVQAQPGDFYGGWITQNIVGPFKGAAGTWGW
- a CDS encoding alpha/beta hydrolase translates to MPSWFQSLVLRDRSMRHGRHPYRAIALGIGSCLAGCLLSTPAAAAERVYLSIGVFERSIAIDDLEIYAREGRVTSNLRPYLRYFTPKDQEQMRSLLLTQADVSAVAVAQFLYTDQGEALLERISRIIRTQSPEAAPLAIRAALILAADSDDGLTPLNVLNEFPLNDLRISVDATLNFVSEVENLINQTTQAIQIIQTQATFESRVETPIDSMGVQNPHDVGLYDWQTVALNLRDRRRDRAFAADVYVPITKTLGSPTPPMPAPVIIISHGLGSDRTTYRYLAEHLSSHGFVVAVLEHPGSNAMQIQALVQGRVREVTSPQEFIDRPLDITFLLDELERLNRNHPQLSGRMNLEKAGIIGQSLGGYTALTLIGGTLHGVRLIQSCYDDSWLNLSLLLQCQALDLPLETLDQSLQDDRIVAAIAINPIGSGIIGQNGFNQIEKPVMVMTGNADTIAPALPEQIRPFTWLGSLNKYLVLMQGGTHFSTLGSSANGSEALLLPSNIVGPDPEIAHRYVNAMSVAFFQTYVANDPNYRGFLRATYADSLSEQALPLSLVRSLDPIQLSRVLSMP
- the ligA gene encoding NAD-dependent DNA ligase LigA, which gives rise to MTTATLAIQQRVIELRRLLQQASYAYYVLDAPEMDDAVYDRLYRDLQELETEYPDLVTPDSPTQRIGERPADQFTSVRHHIPLYSLENAFNLQELASWQDRWRRLAPEAADVDYVTELKIDGSAIALTYDHGLLVRGATRGDGVTGEDITQNIRTIRTIPLRLNLEQPPARLEVRGEAFLPLDVFRQINEERQTKGEAAFANPRNAAAGTLRQLDSAVVAQRRLDFFAYTLHLPDEVAGIDAPATQWQALELLQNLGFRVNPNRLLCPSLADVAAYFEQWDTARLDLPYMTDGVVVKLNHFDLQQQLGFTQKFPRWAIALKYPAEEAPTRVERVVVQVGRTGALTPVAEFSPVQLAGTTVSRATLHNSDRLTELDLHLGDTVIVRKAGEIIPEVVRVMPDLRPADAQRYEMPTHCPACGEPVVRPADEAVTRCINTSCPAILRGSISHWASRAALDINGLGEKWVEQFIDRHLVQSVADLYDLTVEQLLTLDRMGPTSAQKLVGAIAQSKQQPWPRVLYGLGIRHVGSVNAQTLSSQFAKVDDLGAAEPEAIAAVYGIGAEIAQSVYAWFRVPANQVLIDRLRQAGLQLALDPDQVQPQGAQPLAGKTLVITGTLPSLSREDAKAKIQAAGGKVTGTVSSKTDYLVVGSDAGSKLEKAQTLGVAQLSETQLLDLLSSSN
- a CDS encoding NADP-dependent isocitrate dehydrogenase — translated: MYDKITPPTNGDRITFRDGEPIVPDNPIIPFIRGDGTGVDIWPASQLVFDAAVAKAYGGQRRIEWFKVYAGDEACDVYGTYQYLPEDTLTAIKEYGVAIKGPLTTPIGGGIRSLNVALRQINDLYACVRPCKYYAGTPSPHKSPEKLDVIVYRENTEDIYLGIEWKQGSEVGDRLIKFLNEELIPATPEHGKKQIRLDSGIGIKPISKTGSQRLVRRAIRHALRLPKDKQQVTLVHKGNIMKYTEGAFRDWGYELATTEFRAECVTERESWILGNKEAKPDLSIEDNARQVEPGYDSLTPEKKADICGEVKDVLEGIWDTHGNGQWKEKIMVNDRIADSIFQQIQTRPDEYSILATMNLNGDYLSDAAAAIVGGLGMGPGANIGDTCAVFEATHGTAPKHAGLDRINPGSVILSGVMMLEYMGWQEAADLIKKGLGEAIANREVTYDLARMMTPPVNPPLKCSEFAQAIVQRFQ